A region from the Beduinella massiliensis genome encodes:
- a CDS encoding helix-turn-helix domain-containing protein, whose amino-acid sequence MESRQNLAENLKKYRLRQNMKMDEFADYLGIGRTSLYELENMRVSCTLDTLDGIASHMGVPASMLLVKDMDPTQTPACAHIVDLCSCYMKLPMEQARELAEHILRMGDILSSARGEEGASHE is encoded by the coding sequence ATGGAATCGAGACAAAACTTGGCCGAAAACCTGAAGAAGTATCGGCTCAGGCAGAATATGAAGATGGACGAATTCGCCGATTATCTGGGTATCGGCAGAACTTCCCTTTACGAACTGGAAAACATGCGCGTCAGCTGCACGCTGGACACGCTCGACGGTATCGCGTCGCATATGGGCGTCCCCGCGTCCATGCTGCTCGTGAAGGACATGGACCCGACGCAGACCCCGGCCTGCGCCCACATCGTCGATCTGTGCAGTTGCTATATGAAACTGCCGATGGAGCAGGCCAGGGAGCTGGCCGAGCACATCCTGCGGATGGGGGACATTCTGTCGTCGGCGCGCGGGGAGGAAGGTGCGTCCCATGAATGA
- a CDS encoding sporulation initiation factor Spo0A C-terminal domain-containing protein gives MNEIEALLHRLGIGVRYVGFRYMAVCIDLAVHEPVRLQNVSKRLYPEVARRCGISDPAQIERNLRTVIRICWDNGNRPLLNLLAGYTMIEKPSCVEFIDILSGYVRSRRASKEGPAS, from the coding sequence ATGAATGAGATCGAAGCATTGCTGCACAGGCTGGGCATCGGCGTGCGCTACGTCGGTTTTCGTTATATGGCGGTCTGCATCGATCTGGCGGTGCACGAACCGGTGCGGCTGCAAAATGTTTCAAAACGCCTGTATCCAGAGGTCGCGCGCCGCTGCGGAATCAGCGACCCGGCACAGATCGAGCGCAACCTTCGCACGGTGATCCGCATCTGCTGGGACAACGGAAACCGGCCGCTGCTGAACCTGCTGGCCGGATATACCATGATCGAGAAACCCTCGTGCGTGGAATTTATCGACATCCTGTCGGGCTACGTGCGCAGCAGGCGCGCTTCCAAGGAAGGGCCTGCGTCTTAA
- the nrdJ gene encoding ribonucleoside-triphosphate reductase, adenosylcobalamin-dependent, protein MNVRKRNGKVVAFDREFIARAVTLAAAAAGEHDDEAAQRVAQDVEARLAEDAGQAVDIETIQDMVEQVLFEQQRFRTAKAYIRYRMEKEKVRGKEEWRDGLLSKEFLSRYKHAANPMDQLGSFVYSRTYSRYLPALNRREFWWETVRRAVEYNCSLAPTSREEAERLFDNVYHLRQFLSGRTLWVGNTPVSQAYPLANYNCAFEVLDDYHAFHDLFYLLMVGSGVGVRVLRDDAAKLPKIRTNIQIIHKAYDPRPLDERLEFTNLTFSTDTATLSIGDSKEGWAQALDHYFALLTNREYNKLRKIIVEYDSIRPRGERLKVFGGTASGYESMMAMLDKIHKVIMAAGARDGQVLTQLKPIDLLDIANIIGENVVSGGVRRTSEIGLIDQDDEACIKAKSNLYRQVNGRWEIDKSIAHRQMSNNSIFYRRKPTREQLHWHLQQMRYSGEPGWINEEAGLKRRPNFCGCNPCGEILLDSHGLCNLTTVNVMAFVKDGVLDEEALLDAQRLSARAGYRMTCRELEMHQWNAVQQRDRLLGCSMTGWQDMVNATGLGREEQARLLDRMREAVHEAADRIADSLGQKRPLLMTTVKPEGTLSLLPTVSSGVHYSHAPYYIRRVRISASDPLCKVCEELGYPVFPEVGQDAETCKTKVVEFPVKAPEGRVKADASAIEQLENYKMFMTHYVDHNCSITVHVRDNEWEQVEEWVWNNWDDVVALSFLSYDDSFYELLPYEAITKEEYERRRAEMRPFNPSLISKYEHEETELDIGGSDCASGVCPIR, encoded by the coding sequence GTGAACGTAAGAAAAAGAAACGGCAAAGTGGTCGCTTTTGACCGTGAATTCATAGCGCGCGCCGTCACGCTTGCGGCGGCCGCGGCGGGGGAACACGACGACGAGGCCGCGCAGCGCGTGGCCCAGGACGTGGAGGCACGCCTTGCGGAGGACGCCGGGCAGGCCGTGGACATCGAGACGATTCAGGACATGGTGGAGCAGGTGCTCTTCGAGCAGCAGCGCTTCCGCACGGCCAAGGCCTACATCCGCTACCGCATGGAGAAGGAAAAGGTCCGCGGCAAGGAGGAATGGCGGGACGGCCTCCTGAGCAAGGAGTTTTTGAGCCGCTATAAGCACGCGGCCAATCCCATGGACCAGCTCGGCTCGTTCGTCTATTCCCGCACCTATTCCCGTTACCTGCCCGCGCTCAACCGCCGCGAATTCTGGTGGGAAACCGTGCGCCGCGCGGTCGAGTACAACTGCTCGCTTGCGCCGACGAGCCGCGAGGAGGCGGAGCGCCTGTTCGACAACGTCTATCACCTGCGGCAATTCCTCTCCGGGCGCACGCTTTGGGTGGGCAATACGCCCGTCTCGCAGGCGTATCCGCTGGCGAATTATAACTGCGCCTTCGAGGTGCTGGACGATTATCACGCCTTTCACGACCTGTTCTACCTGCTGATGGTCGGCAGCGGCGTGGGCGTGCGCGTCCTCAGGGACGACGCGGCGAAGCTGCCCAAGATTCGCACGAACATCCAGATCATTCACAAGGCCTACGACCCCCGGCCGCTGGACGAGCGGCTGGAGTTTACCAACCTGACCTTCTCCACCGACACGGCCACGCTTTCCATCGGGGACTCTAAGGAGGGCTGGGCGCAGGCGCTGGACCACTACTTCGCCCTGTTGACGAACCGCGAGTACAACAAGCTGCGCAAGATCATCGTGGAGTACGACAGCATCCGCCCGCGCGGCGAACGGCTCAAGGTGTTCGGCGGCACGGCCTCCGGCTACGAGTCGATGATGGCGATGCTGGACAAGATTCATAAGGTCATCATGGCGGCGGGCGCGCGCGACGGTCAGGTGCTCACCCAGTTGAAACCGATCGACCTGCTGGACATCGCGAACATCATCGGCGAGAACGTCGTCTCCGGCGGGGTGCGCCGCACGTCGGAAATCGGACTGATCGACCAGGACGACGAGGCCTGCATCAAAGCCAAGAGCAACCTGTACCGGCAGGTGAACGGCCGGTGGGAGATCGACAAGAGCATCGCGCACCGCCAGATGAGCAATAACTCCATCTTCTATCGGCGCAAGCCCACGCGGGAGCAGCTCCACTGGCATTTGCAGCAGATGCGCTACAGCGGCGAACCGGGCTGGATCAACGAGGAAGCGGGCTTGAAGCGCCGCCCGAACTTCTGCGGCTGCAACCCCTGCGGCGAAATCCTGCTGGACAGCCACGGCCTTTGCAACCTGACGACGGTGAACGTCATGGCGTTCGTGAAGGACGGCGTGCTGGACGAGGAAGCGCTGCTGGACGCGCAGCGCCTTTCCGCGCGCGCGGGCTACCGCATGACCTGCCGCGAGCTGGAGATGCACCAGTGGAACGCCGTGCAGCAGCGCGACCGGCTGCTGGGCTGCTCGATGACCGGCTGGCAGGACATGGTGAACGCCACGGGGCTGGGCCGGGAGGAACAGGCGCGCCTGCTCGACCGCATGCGCGAGGCCGTGCACGAGGCGGCGGATCGCATTGCGGATTCGCTCGGCCAGAAGCGGCCGCTGCTCATGACGACGGTGAAGCCGGAGGGCACGCTTTCGCTGCTGCCGACGGTTTCCAGCGGCGTGCACTACTCGCACGCGCCGTACTACATCCGCCGCGTGCGCATCTCGGCCTCCGACCCGCTGTGCAAGGTCTGCGAGGAGCTGGGCTATCCGGTCTTCCCGGAGGTCGGGCAGGACGCGGAGACCTGCAAGACCAAGGTGGTGGAATTCCCCGTCAAAGCGCCGGAGGGACGCGTGAAGGCGGACGCCTCGGCCATCGAACAGCTTGAAAACTACAAGATGTTCATGACGCATTACGTGGACCACAACTGTTCCATCACGGTGCACGTGCGCGACAACGAATGGGAGCAGGTGGAGGAGTGGGTCTGGAATAACTGGGACGACGTCGTCGCGCTCTCCTTCCTCAGCTACGACGACAGCTTCTACGAACTGCTGCCGTATGAGGCGATTACGAAGGAGGAGTACGAGCGCCGCAGGGCGGAGATGCGCCCCTTCAACCCTTCGCTCATCTCCAAGTACGAACACGAGGAGACGGAGCTGGACATCGGCGGAAGCGATTGCGCCAGCGGCGTGTGCCCGATCCGTTGA
- a CDS encoding LacI family DNA-binding transcriptional regulator — MSVTIKDVAQKANVALSTVSRVVNNSGYVKQQTRDKVNSVIRELGYSPNAIARNLHTSRTQQIGVVVSDITNPYFSNLVKAISEVLNGTGYGMNVCITNESIAMEKASLEMLAENRVSGLIVTPIVETDSINNRDTLCSLSAKGFPIILVDNEVPGFSSEGVFYDNYTGAYDATKLLLQKGHRRIAIIHGSLFYKTEYDRLNGYLDAHKEANITPVSSLQFETNDGINGTMAIMPQLLSPKKKNATAIFCCSNTHTIGCLKFLRQNGLRIPEDIAVIGSDEIDPYEMWAQNVSVVSQPTDELGRIATHTLLTRIRKEQNGNPDEFSNNRIYLQPRLVLRGSEQLV; from the coding sequence ATGTCCGTTACAATCAAAGACGTCGCTCAGAAAGCGAACGTCGCATTGTCCACCGTGTCAAGAGTCGTGAACAATTCCGGATACGTCAAGCAACAAACGCGCGACAAGGTGAATTCCGTCATTCGTGAACTGGGCTATTCGCCAAACGCGATTGCAAGAAATCTTCACACAAGCCGCACGCAGCAGATTGGCGTCGTCGTTTCAGACATCACCAATCCCTATTTTTCTAATCTTGTGAAAGCGATTTCAGAAGTTTTGAATGGGACGGGCTATGGAATGAACGTCTGCATCACGAACGAATCCATCGCTATGGAAAAAGCATCTCTGGAAATGCTCGCCGAAAACCGTGTCAGCGGCTTGATCGTTACGCCGATTGTTGAGACGGATTCTATTAACAATCGCGATACCTTATGTTCTTTGAGCGCAAAAGGCTTTCCGATCATATTGGTCGACAACGAGGTTCCCGGTTTTTCGTCCGAAGGCGTCTTCTACGACAACTACACGGGCGCCTACGACGCCACGAAGCTGCTGTTACAAAAAGGGCACAGAAGAATCGCCATTATTCACGGCTCTCTTTTTTATAAAACCGAATATGATCGACTGAACGGGTATTTGGATGCCCACAAGGAAGCCAATATCACCCCTGTTTCCAGCCTGCAATTTGAAACAAACGACGGAATTAACGGAACAATGGCGATTATGCCCCAATTACTGAGCCCGAAAAAGAAAAACGCCACCGCGATCTTCTGTTGCAGCAATACGCACACGATTGGCTGCTTGAAGTTCCTACGTCAAAACGGGCTTCGCATACCCGAAGACATCGCCGTAATCGGTTCGGACGAAATCGATCCATATGAGATGTGGGCACAGAATGTCTCGGTTGTATCGCAGCCCACGGATGAACTGGGGCGCATTGCCACCCATACGCTGCTTACACGAATTCGCAAGGAGCAAAACGGAAATCCCGATGAATTCAGCAACAACCGTATTTATCTCCAGCCGCGGCTGGTCTTGCGGGGCTCAGAGCAGCTCGTCTGA
- a CDS encoding VOC family protein produces MSQKVGIQKFGHVAMRVHDMDKVLSFYRDALGLEHVFGLRDDAGEPWIEYVKIAENQYVELFHGGTVRPDAAYDFDRIGYHHFAISVGDIAALAKKLFAMGLIEKDTPSLNDDGNLGLWIEDPEGNAIEIVEYQPTSPVMKANHAAFDYPVTPGVKGIAHVSFVVENMDEAVDYFEKRMGFEHVLDLPDKEGKPFLKFLRVCDGQYMELFYTAKHRRERKAGEAGYEHLCFIAEDVQKSASSLKDACISIDAAPKLGKDGNLQLWCHDTDQNPIEIVTLMPGASI; encoded by the coding sequence ATGTCCCAGAAGGTCGGTATTCAAAAGTTTGGGCATGTCGCCATGCGGGTTCACGATATGGATAAGGTGCTGTCCTTTTATCGCGATGCCCTGGGTCTTGAGCACGTCTTTGGATTGCGGGACGACGCCGGAGAACCGTGGATCGAGTATGTAAAGATCGCAGAGAACCAATATGTCGAGCTTTTCCATGGCGGAACTGTTCGCCCGGATGCGGCGTACGACTTCGACAGAATCGGATATCATCATTTTGCGATATCTGTAGGCGATATAGCGGCTTTGGCAAAAAAACTGTTCGCTATGGGGCTCATTGAGAAGGATACGCCTTCCCTGAATGACGATGGAAATCTGGGCCTGTGGATTGAAGATCCGGAGGGGAACGCCATTGAAATCGTCGAGTACCAGCCCACATCCCCCGTGATGAAGGCAAATCACGCGGCGTTCGATTATCCTGTGACGCCGGGCGTGAAAGGAATCGCGCATGTCAGCTTTGTCGTAGAGAACATGGACGAGGCTGTGGATTATTTTGAAAAGCGAATGGGCTTTGAACATGTCCTCGATCTTCCGGACAAGGAAGGAAAGCCGTTCCTGAAATTTCTTCGTGTGTGCGACGGGCAGTATATGGAACTGTTTTATACCGCGAAGCACAGGCGTGAACGCAAGGCTGGGGAGGCCGGATACGAGCATCTTTGCTTCATCGCAGAGGATGTTCAAAAATCGGCTTCTTCGTTAAAAGATGCGTGCATTTCCATCGATGCAGCTCCCAAGCTCGGCAAGGACGGCAACCTTCAACTCTGGTGCCATGATACGGATCAGAACCCAATCGAAATCGTCACGTTGATGCCCGGTGCGTCAATCTGA
- a CDS encoding extracellular solute-binding protein, whose protein sequence is MKKLVALFLSLALLLSMMSATALAEEEKTISIYNWGDSTDMALNEAAIARFNEKHPNVKVEVRYQEKSMSWADYITKLLAQIAAGDAPDICLMAIEGLYQLNSYDLLMSLNDFIANDEEVKAAMTDIHPSLLEGFTVNDNVLLFPAHWNGMNLFCNKDLFDEAGVELPSSDTTWDEFLEICKALTKGEGAEKQYAFDIYPAAIFFNLFTYANGCSTLVDGNNTSNMTDPKVVESWQFLHDLIWKHGVMPIPELGNYSAENFINRKIAMTVMGHVSCYEYQAAGMENVYVTTFPVQDKENGSQIFGADGYGILKTAEDPQLCFDLIMEFAGEQTQMEIAASGVSNPVRRSAANSESFLAYPQNAEVFYGMLDEGARILPAPINSADYENLLTRYYFEIMGQNERSIESYLEEADLELKDILAQ, encoded by the coding sequence ATGAAAAAACTCGTCGCACTGTTCCTTTCTCTGGCTCTTCTTCTATCGATGATGAGCGCGACCGCATTGGCTGAAGAAGAAAAAACGATTTCGATTTACAACTGGGGAGATTCTACGGATATGGCGCTGAACGAGGCGGCGATTGCCCGCTTCAACGAAAAGCATCCCAATGTAAAGGTGGAGGTTCGGTATCAGGAAAAATCCATGAGCTGGGCAGACTACATCACCAAGCTGCTGGCTCAGATCGCTGCGGGCGACGCCCCCGATATCTGCCTGATGGCTATCGAAGGTCTCTATCAGCTCAACTCATACGATCTGCTGATGTCGCTTAACGATTTTATCGCCAACGACGAAGAGGTCAAAGCTGCCATGACGGACATTCATCCGTCGCTGCTGGAGGGCTTCACGGTGAACGACAACGTCCTCCTGTTCCCCGCGCACTGGAATGGCATGAATCTCTTCTGCAACAAAGATTTGTTCGACGAAGCCGGAGTGGAACTTCCGAGCTCTGACACCACTTGGGATGAGTTCCTTGAGATTTGCAAGGCGTTGACCAAGGGGGAAGGCGCGGAAAAGCAGTATGCTTTTGACATCTACCCCGCTGCCATCTTCTTCAACCTTTTTACCTATGCGAATGGCTGCAGCACGCTGGTCGACGGTAACAATACCAGCAACATGACGGATCCTAAAGTCGTGGAATCTTGGCAGTTCTTGCACGATCTGATCTGGAAGCACGGCGTTATGCCGATTCCCGAGCTTGGCAATTACTCTGCCGAGAACTTCATCAACCGCAAGATTGCCATGACCGTCATGGGGCACGTTTCCTGCTATGAATACCAGGCTGCCGGCATGGAGAATGTGTATGTCACCACCTTCCCGGTGCAGGACAAGGAAAACGGAAGCCAGATTTTCGGAGCTGATGGATACGGCATTCTCAAGACTGCGGAGGATCCGCAGCTCTGCTTCGACCTGATTATGGAATTCGCGGGCGAGCAGACCCAGATGGAGATTGCCGCCTCCGGCGTCAGCAATCCCGTCCGTCGTTCCGCCGCAAACAGCGAGAGTTTCCTGGCTTATCCGCAAAACGCAGAGGTGTTTTATGGGATGCTGGACGAAGGCGCCCGTATTCTGCCCGCGCCCATCAACAGTGCAGATTACGAGAACCTGCTGACCCGTTACTACTTTGAGATCATGGGTCAAAATGAACGTTCCATCGAAAGCTACCTGGAAGAAGCCGATCTCGAGCTGAAGGATATTCTTGCTCAGTAA
- a CDS encoding sugar ABC transporter permease, translating into MEKSASSISVIKKRKISRASLQEERAAYLFILPAVICIFATVIIPVFASFYFSLTDYNIIRTPVWKGLANYIKIFTGDRRIGTVYRNTFVYTFFAVVLNVGSGLLLALLLNRKIPGVLSSTVKFCFFIPVVIAYVYVAIVWHALYNTEFGVINYFLGTWGIDKIGWLTNKKYAMPAILLMDTWKNAGYYMVIFLAGLQNIPTQYYEAAKIDGCSGLRMFWKITLPLLTPTLFFNLIWSSINALQAFDSMSILTQGGPGDATRSVVMYIYEQGFQGVRFGYASAIAVTLFACVGLLTFVQFKLSDRWVHY; encoded by the coding sequence ATGGAAAAGTCTGCATCATCCATTTCAGTTATAAAAAAACGAAAGATCAGCAGGGCATCACTACAGGAAGAAAGAGCTGCTTATCTTTTCATTCTCCCTGCTGTAATTTGTATTTTTGCGACCGTGATCATCCCTGTATTTGCTTCGTTCTATTTTAGCCTAACAGATTATAACATCATCCGTACTCCTGTATGGAAGGGATTGGCGAACTATATCAAGATTTTTACCGGAGATCGCCGCATTGGGACAGTTTACAGAAATACATTTGTATACACATTCTTTGCGGTTGTCTTAAATGTCGGCAGCGGCTTACTGTTAGCCCTTTTATTGAACAGGAAGATTCCAGGAGTGCTTAGCAGCACGGTCAAGTTCTGTTTCTTCATACCGGTCGTCATCGCATATGTATATGTCGCGATTGTCTGGCACGCGCTCTACAATACGGAGTTTGGCGTGATCAACTATTTCCTTGGGACTTGGGGGATTGACAAGATCGGATGGCTTACCAATAAAAAGTATGCGATGCCAGCTATCCTTTTGATGGACACGTGGAAAAATGCCGGGTATTACATGGTGATTTTTCTGGCTGGCTTGCAGAATATCCCTACCCAATATTACGAAGCGGCAAAGATCGACGGTTGCAGTGGATTGCGCATGTTCTGGAAGATTACCTTGCCATTATTGACGCCCACGCTCTTTTTCAATCTGATTTGGAGCTCCATCAATGCGCTTCAGGCCTTTGATTCCATGAGCATTCTGACCCAGGGCGGCCCGGGAGATGCAACGCGCAGCGTTGTGATGTATATTTACGAGCAGGGATTCCAGGGCGTTCGGTTTGGCTATGCGTCGGCCATTGCGGTTACGCTTTTTGCGTGCGTTGGCTTGCTGACATTTGTCCAGTTCAAGCTTAGCGATCGATGGGTTCATTATTGA
- a CDS encoding ABC transporter permease subunit, whose translation MNRAKIAKRTKDYVYAAFLLFLSFVMLIPFLWMFSTSFRPPSESYKLPPSFIPTSFEIHNYEAVLFSSIPFFRMLWNSVLVAVVVTIAQLITCSMAAYAFARLHFRGKGLIFAILMSTLMVPSQVTIIPTFIALSKIRLTDTLFSLILPYITSVFGVFLLRQFFLSLPKELEESGMIDGANYRQIFVRLIMPQCGSAMAALCVLQFLNSWNNYFTPLIFIRTWEKMTLPLGIASLQGYMGSGNLSEIMAGVTLAMLPMMVIFLFAQRYFIEGIAMSGIKD comes from the coding sequence ATGAATCGGGCAAAGATCGCAAAAAGAACAAAAGATTACGTTTACGCTGCTTTTCTCCTGTTCCTGTCGTTTGTAATGCTGATACCATTTCTTTGGATGTTTTCCACCTCTTTCCGGCCGCCGTCTGAATCCTATAAGCTGCCTCCGAGCTTTATTCCGACATCCTTTGAAATACATAATTATGAAGCGGTTCTGTTCTCATCCATCCCGTTTTTCAGGATGCTTTGGAATAGCGTACTGGTGGCCGTCGTTGTAACAATCGCTCAGCTAATCACCTGTTCTATGGCGGCATATGCCTTTGCGCGCCTTCATTTCCGGGGCAAGGGATTGATTTTCGCAATATTGATGTCAACGCTGATGGTGCCTTCCCAGGTTACGATTATTCCAACCTTTATCGCTTTATCTAAAATAAGGCTGACGGATACGCTATTCAGCTTGATTTTACCTTATATCACCAGTGTGTTCGGTGTTTTTCTGTTGAGGCAATTCTTTCTTTCTCTGCCCAAAGAATTGGAAGAGTCGGGAATGATTGACGGCGCTAATTATCGACAGATTTTTGTCAGGCTGATAATGCCACAGTGTGGATCTGCTATGGCGGCGCTCTGCGTGTTGCAGTTTTTGAACTCATGGAACAACTACTTCACACCGTTGATTTTTATCAGAACGTGGGAAAAGATGACGTTGCCGCTTGGCATTGCGTCTTTGCAGGGGTATATGGGGAGCGGTAATCTGTCGGAGATTATGGCAGGCGTTACATTGGCAATGCTGCCGATGATGGTTATTTTTCTGTTTGCCCAGCGCTATTTCATCGAGGGAATCGCGATGTCTGGCATTAAAGATTGA
- a CDS encoding Gfo/Idh/MocA family oxidoreductase, translating into MEKIRLGIVGTGLIWRNTHRPVLDKLVDRYSIRALCVVKEDELSYWKGEYPQARYYRDYQTLVEDPDIDAVLVATPISLNPIVSIAALKAGKNVFEEKPIAVTSKQAEEVLAAQNVYGKKVFMLEQLMYDPKILNLQKLVREQTLGRPVSYEMLTHFILDPEKDGEKSFSRTPWRMNPDFPLGAIFDGGAHDFAILTALFGSPDTVFSYGSKLRETMGEYDHVMSLLAYKNGIAGMHSHSAYLGCSNNYFNVRFAQGAVYVEDNGLTIERRTGEQEKITFPESNLHELMWNDLYDIYFGRKEPVFTSEQAADSVLIFDAITSSIRTGRSASI; encoded by the coding sequence GTGGAAAAAATTCGTTTGGGAATTGTGGGAACCGGATTGATTTGGCGGAATACTCATAGGCCTGTTTTAGACAAGCTGGTTGATCGATACTCAATTCGTGCATTGTGTGTCGTAAAGGAGGATGAATTGAGCTATTGGAAAGGAGAGTATCCGCAGGCAAGATACTATCGTGATTATCAAACGCTTGTGGAAGACCCTGATATTGACGCCGTGTTGGTCGCGACGCCTATCTCGTTGAATCCGATTGTCAGCATTGCGGCACTGAAGGCCGGGAAAAATGTCTTTGAAGAAAAACCTATTGCCGTAACGTCGAAACAGGCTGAGGAAGTGCTGGCAGCTCAGAACGTATATGGAAAAAAAGTTTTCATGTTGGAGCAGCTGATGTACGATCCCAAGATATTGAACCTGCAAAAGCTAGTGCGGGAGCAGACGCTGGGACGGCCTGTAAGCTATGAAATGTTGACGCACTTTATCCTCGACCCTGAAAAGGATGGAGAAAAGAGCTTCAGCCGAACGCCCTGGCGCATGAATCCCGATTTTCCCTTGGGAGCAATCTTTGACGGCGGAGCCCACGACTTTGCCATTTTGACAGCTCTGTTTGGTTCTCCTGATACAGTTTTCTCCTATGGAAGCAAGCTGCGCGAAACGATGGGCGAATACGACCACGTGATGTCACTGCTTGCTTATAAGAATGGCATTGCGGGAATGCATAGCCATTCGGCGTATCTGGGATGCAGCAATAATTATTTTAACGTGCGTTTTGCGCAGGGCGCTGTATATGTAGAGGATAATGGCCTGACGATTGAGCGCCGTACCGGCGAACAAGAAAAGATCACCTTCCCGGAAAGCAATTTACATGAATTGATGTGGAATGATCTGTACGATATCTATTTTGGCCGCAAAGAGCCGGTGTTTACCAGCGAGCAAGCTGCCGATAGCGTTTTGATTTTTGATGCCATTACGTCCTCAATTCGCACTGGCCGTTCCGCTTCAATTTAA